The Streptomyces aurantiacus genome includes a region encoding these proteins:
- a CDS encoding protein kinase domain-containing protein, whose translation MSGPTPELPIVVLDALMPTIQRLVINRRGSTVWEVESHRGHFAVKLGYPIEATAEWPAQPWTALAPAREGAVLHRLGLDEIAYGEWEHGTWNFQPWHDGPDLHKLWEPCRKQGSSIKASTSVALGCVEALADLHVRGWAHGDVQPAHFIVGPERTHLIDLALARGGQVPQGYDFPFRGCLVHYEAPEIARSVLDTGEAEPTQEADIYALGASLLISATGWRAVEYPDDAPRPVQREAVANGRRRPVKVPGELGDLVEAMLSHAPGDRPTIYEVGKALI comes from the coding sequence TTGTCCGGCCCAACCCCTGAACTGCCGATCGTGGTGCTCGATGCGCTCATGCCCACGATTCAGCGCCTGGTCATCAACCGCCGGGGCTCCACGGTGTGGGAGGTGGAGAGCCATAGGGGCCACTTCGCCGTGAAGCTGGGCTATCCGATCGAGGCAACGGCCGAGTGGCCTGCCCAGCCCTGGACCGCGCTCGCGCCCGCACGTGAGGGCGCTGTCCTGCATCGCCTCGGCCTCGACGAGATCGCGTACGGCGAATGGGAACACGGCACGTGGAACTTCCAGCCGTGGCACGACGGGCCGGATCTCCACAAGCTGTGGGAGCCCTGCCGCAAGCAGGGCTCGTCCATCAAAGCCAGCACCAGCGTGGCGCTGGGATGCGTCGAAGCCCTGGCCGATCTCCACGTGAGGGGCTGGGCACACGGCGACGTGCAACCCGCCCACTTCATCGTCGGCCCGGAACGAACGCACCTCATCGACCTCGCCCTTGCCCGGGGCGGCCAGGTACCCCAGGGGTACGACTTCCCGTTCCGCGGCTGCCTCGTCCACTACGAGGCACCGGAGATCGCGCGCAGCGTGCTGGACACCGGAGAAGCGGAGCCGACGCAGGAAGCCGACATCTACGCGCTCGGGGCGTCGCTGCTCATCTCCGCCACGGGCTGGCGGGCGGTCGAGTACCCGGACGACGCTCCGCGCCCCGTGCAGCGAGAGGCAGTGGCCAACGGTCGGCGTCGGCCCGTGAAGGTGCCCGGTGAGCTGGGCGACCTGGTCGAAGCGATGCTCAGCCACGCGCCGGGGGACCGGCCCACCATCTACGAGGTGGGCAAAGCCCTGATCTGA
- a CDS encoding ATP-binding protein: MSSAEVVAVYPNRIKIAVHDIGELAGGDPVEVGSYLKIYDSIQGAIVAIIESYSIELRPSKDAAEDRQKVYVIEAVPLGFVDGDGRFSRGGGGIAIPPKKVSVAVKDEVQRIYDTVETEKRFHFAQLAQDISVDVPVDGDKFFSRHIAVVGSTGSGKSHAIARIIQTATQIRDDSYGEYHLNNAHVVIFDIHSEYKTAFPEANHLSVESLILPYWLLNAEELQDLFIESNEEQSHNQIATLKKSITENKRLHFKGSEEKRDLIHYESPIFFEIQEVLDAIKAKNAERIGTPGKTTDRAGPLFGKLDNFITRLENRVLDRRMDFLLGARAKQVNLETVLRQFTGYDPNSLANVTVIDLSGVPFEVLSITVSLVSRLLFDYSYYFKKNNASSLVETPLLLVYEEAHKYVPKSGLAKFSASRNSIERIAKEGRKYGITAAIVSQRPAEISETIFSQCSNFLAMRLTNPEDQNYVKRLLPDSLGPLTESLPVLSSGEALLLGDAAVMPSKVVMEQARPAPSSSDVRYMAEWIKPWHDVQFVRVVEDWQR, translated from the coding sequence GTGTCCAGTGCGGAAGTAGTTGCTGTTTACCCAAACCGCATCAAGATTGCAGTTCACGACATCGGTGAACTCGCCGGCGGCGATCCTGTTGAAGTCGGCTCCTATCTTAAAATCTATGACAGCATTCAGGGCGCCATTGTGGCGATTATTGAAAGCTATTCGATTGAGCTCCGACCGAGCAAAGATGCGGCGGAGGATCGGCAAAAGGTATACGTCATCGAAGCGGTGCCGCTTGGGTTCGTTGATGGTGATGGGAGATTCTCTCGCGGTGGGGGCGGAATCGCTATTCCACCTAAGAAGGTGTCAGTCGCTGTGAAGGATGAAGTTCAGCGCATCTACGACACGGTGGAAACCGAGAAGCGATTTCACTTTGCTCAATTGGCTCAAGACATTTCTGTTGACGTTCCGGTTGACGGAGACAAGTTTTTCAGCCGCCACATCGCGGTCGTGGGATCCACGGGATCTGGGAAGTCTCATGCTATTGCGAGGATCATCCAGACTGCTACTCAGATTCGAGATGATTCTTATGGTGAGTATCATCTAAACAATGCGCATGTTGTAATTTTCGACATCCACTCAGAGTACAAAACCGCCTTCCCGGAGGCGAATCACCTTTCCGTTGAATCACTAATTCTGCCCTATTGGTTGCTCAATGCGGAGGAACTTCAGGATCTCTTCATCGAAAGTAATGAGGAGCAATCACACAATCAGATCGCTACCTTGAAGAAATCCATTACGGAGAACAAGCGGCTGCACTTCAAGGGGTCAGAGGAGAAGCGTGACCTGATCCACTACGAGTCCCCAATCTTCTTTGAGATCCAAGAAGTGCTCGATGCGATTAAGGCGAAAAACGCCGAGCGCATTGGTACACCAGGGAAGACCACAGACCGGGCAGGTCCGCTTTTTGGTAAGCTCGACAACTTTATTACACGCCTTGAAAATCGCGTGCTCGACAGGAGAATGGATTTTCTGCTGGGGGCCCGAGCGAAGCAGGTGAATCTTGAAACCGTTCTTCGCCAGTTCACCGGATATGACCCGAACTCGCTCGCCAATGTAACGGTGATTGACCTCAGCGGCGTCCCGTTTGAGGTTTTGAGCATTACGGTTTCGCTGGTGTCGCGATTGCTCTTTGACTACTCGTACTACTTCAAGAAGAACAACGCCTCATCCCTGGTGGAGACGCCACTCCTGCTCGTTTACGAGGAAGCTCACAAATACGTACCGAAGAGCGGATTGGCCAAGTTCAGTGCATCTAGAAATTCCATCGAAAGGATCGCTAAGGAGGGGAGGAAGTATGGAATCACGGCTGCCATTGTGAGTCAGAGGCCAGCCGAGATTTCGGAAACGATTTTCTCCCAATGCAGCAACTTTCTTGCCATGCGGCTTACGAACCCCGAGGATCAAAATTACGTTAAACGTCTCTTGCCGGATTCTCTGGGGCCCCTAACGGAGTCGCTTCCCGTATTGAGCTCGGGTGAGGCCCTTTTGTTGGGGGACGCTGCGGTCATGCCGTCGAAAGTGGTAATGGAGCAGGCGCGCCCGGCCCCCTCGTCAAGTGACGTCAGGTACATGGCGGAGTGGATTAAGCCTTGGCACGACGTGCAGTTCGTGCGTGTAGTCGAAGACTGGCAAAGGTAA
- a CDS encoding NUDIX hydrolase, whose product MEWKTHGERQIYTNPWVNLCLVDVQQPDGRRWEYHVVRLRHLAVAAVVNDRQEVLMMWRHRFITDSWAWELPMGLVEEGETPEEAAAREVLEETGWRPGPIKPLIYAEPANGITDSQHHVFRADGATYEGPPSEKNESDRIEWIPLSEIRGMIDRREIVSSGSLVGLLYVLMDEAIR is encoded by the coding sequence ATGGAGTGGAAGACCCACGGTGAGCGACAGATCTACACCAACCCTTGGGTGAATCTGTGTCTGGTCGACGTCCAACAGCCTGACGGGCGCAGGTGGGAGTACCACGTCGTTCGCCTGCGGCACCTGGCCGTGGCGGCCGTGGTCAACGACCGCCAAGAGGTGCTGATGATGTGGCGGCACCGCTTCATCACGGACTCCTGGGCCTGGGAGTTGCCCATGGGCCTGGTGGAGGAGGGCGAGACTCCTGAAGAGGCGGCGGCCCGCGAAGTCTTGGAGGAGACGGGGTGGCGGCCTGGGCCCATCAAGCCCCTGATCTACGCCGAGCCGGCCAATGGAATCACCGACTCACAGCACCACGTCTTCCGTGCGGACGGGGCGACTTACGAGGGTCCGCCCTCGGAGAAGAACGAGTCCGACCGCATCGAGTGGATACCCCTCAGCGAGATACGGGGGATGATCGACCGCCGCGAGATCGTGAGCAGCGGATCCCTCGTCGGCCTGCTGTACGTGCTCATGGATGAAGCGATCCGCTGA
- a CDS encoding sensor histidine kinase — MTPKRQRHLQALDLGAALALTAVYIGFARPNTDDGQPVFEGPFWLGCLIAVAVGLPIAVRRRWPLAVLAVVLTALATASLLDITREPYAAAGLAAYLVGLAEPARRSVPALAVTLTLACGAVYLGEAVVTPADDGRGAFGVAGLVALVIGGAWGAGFTVRGRRDEAARKQRRRSERALDEERLRIARELHDIVSHNLSLIAVTAGVAGHVAEADPREARAALKVIEETSRSALAEMRRTLGVLRTEGAPLGPVPDLDGLESLAAEAHRAGVDVDLRVHAVEGLAEGTRLTVYRIVQEAITNVVRHAAPTRCRVTVEADAREVRIDIVDEGPPSVPRQTARQLPGGHGLLGMRERAMMYDGSFEAGPRPEGGFAVSVRLPAEGNRRP, encoded by the coding sequence ATGACGCCCAAGCGGCAGCGCCACCTCCAGGCCCTCGACCTCGGCGCGGCCCTGGCCCTGACCGCCGTGTACATCGGCTTCGCCCGGCCGAACACCGACGACGGCCAGCCCGTCTTCGAGGGACCGTTCTGGCTCGGCTGTCTGATCGCCGTCGCGGTCGGCCTGCCGATCGCCGTACGCCGCCGATGGCCCCTCGCGGTCCTGGCAGTCGTCCTGACCGCACTGGCCACGGCATCGCTCCTCGACATCACTCGTGAGCCGTACGCCGCCGCCGGGCTCGCGGCCTACCTCGTAGGACTGGCCGAGCCCGCCCGCCGCTCCGTACCGGCGCTCGCGGTGACGCTGACGCTGGCGTGCGGTGCCGTGTACCTCGGTGAGGCGGTGGTCACCCCCGCCGACGACGGGCGAGGCGCCTTCGGGGTGGCCGGGCTCGTGGCCCTGGTGATCGGCGGGGCCTGGGGCGCGGGGTTCACCGTGCGGGGCCGTCGGGACGAGGCCGCCCGGAAGCAGCGGCGCCGGTCGGAGCGCGCACTGGACGAGGAGCGCCTGCGGATCGCCCGTGAGCTGCACGACATCGTCTCCCACAACCTCAGCCTCATCGCCGTCACGGCCGGTGTCGCCGGGCACGTGGCGGAGGCCGACCCACGAGAGGCGCGGGCCGCCCTCAAGGTCATCGAGGAGACCAGCCGTTCCGCGCTGGCCGAGATGCGGCGCACGCTCGGTGTGCTGCGTACCGAGGGTGCGCCTCTGGGACCCGTACCGGATCTCGACGGACTCGAATCGCTGGCCGCGGAGGCACACCGGGCGGGCGTGGACGTCGACTTGAGGGTGCACGCCGTGGAGGGCCTGGCCGAGGGGACACGGCTGACGGTCTACCGGATCGTCCAGGAGGCCATCACCAACGTGGTCCGGCACGCGGCCCCGACCCGTTGCCGGGTGACGGTCGAGGCGGACGCGCGAGAGGTCCGCATCGACATCGTGGACGAGGGGCCACCGTCCGTACCCAGGCAAACGGCCCGGCAACTACCAGGAGGACACGGTCTTTTGGGGATGCGGGAGCGCGCGATGATGTACGACGGCAGCTTCGAGGCGGGCCCCCGGCCGGAGGGCGGCTTCGCGGTGTCCGTCCGCCTGCCGGCCGAAGGGAACCGACGACCATGA
- a CDS encoding YybH family protein, protein MSATSTNLSQTVDDFVAAFNEPNPDLDKVMSFFADDAVYLPGHLPERRGTEAIRKEFEPHFAGRYGAMHFAVYDKIIDEPNRRATIRWACRLDMRGEFGRRVPLPLRLFARARYGGCMQWHGVDVFHFDTAGRISGKFTYAMFRLPLWERG, encoded by the coding sequence ATCTCCGCCACCTCGACCAACCTCAGTCAGACCGTCGACGACTTCGTTGCCGCCTTCAACGAGCCGAACCCCGATCTCGACAAGGTCATGTCCTTCTTCGCCGACGACGCCGTGTACCTGCCCGGCCACCTCCCGGAGCGGCGCGGCACAGAGGCGATCCGCAAAGAGTTCGAACCGCACTTCGCCGGGCGGTACGGCGCCATGCACTTCGCCGTGTACGACAAGATCATCGACGAGCCGAACCGCCGCGCCACGATCCGCTGGGCCTGCCGGCTCGACATGCGCGGAGAGTTCGGCCGCCGTGTACCGCTGCCGCTGCGCCTGTTCGCCCGTGCACGCTACGGCGGCTGCATGCAATGGCACGGCGTGGACGTGTTCCACTTCGACACCGCAGGACGCATCAGCGGCAAGTTCACCTACGCCATGTTCCGGCTGCCGCTGTGGGAGCGAGGCTGA
- a CDS encoding glycine-rich domain-containing protein — MTATASDQKTGRAVAGEELFESLARFVAVHDGQSPERAERIADQAVAFLVAAATATVPMVPSDDVDLGLHALILHTKEYAELCTQHAGRFLHHNPKPGGGARDPEKVAASARAMKAAGFVVFDDLWTVDGTNLAQCDSDCGRPYGQA, encoded by the coding sequence ATGACGGCAACGGCGAGCGATCAGAAGACCGGTCGCGCGGTGGCTGGTGAAGAGCTGTTCGAGAGCCTTGCCCGCTTCGTGGCGGTCCACGACGGGCAGTCCCCCGAGCGCGCTGAACGGATCGCGGACCAGGCGGTCGCGTTCCTCGTCGCGGCGGCCACGGCCACCGTGCCCATGGTTCCGTCTGACGACGTGGACCTCGGGCTGCACGCGCTCATCCTGCACACGAAGGAGTACGCCGAGCTGTGCACACAGCACGCGGGCCGCTTCCTGCACCACAACCCGAAGCCGGGCGGAGGAGCGCGCGACCCGGAGAAGGTCGCCGCCTCGGCGCGCGCCATGAAGGCGGCCGGGTTCGTGGTCTTCGATGACCTGTGGACCGTGGACGGCACGAACCTCGCACAGTGCGACTCGGACTGCGGCCGACCGTACGGTCAGGCGTAA
- a CDS encoding PH domain-containing protein, producing MALFGNAHTVDPGKAQHDYARLLGQNEQVYAAFQLIRDTILFTDRRLIMVDKQGITGKKTEYHSVPYRSITHFAVETAGTFDLDAELKIWISGSPTPIQKTFTKGVDIYEVQAILTQFVAR from the coding sequence ATGGCACTGTTCGGAAACGCGCACACCGTCGACCCGGGGAAGGCCCAGCACGACTACGCGCGGCTGCTCGGGCAGAACGAGCAGGTGTACGCCGCCTTCCAGCTGATCCGCGACACCATCCTCTTCACCGACCGCCGCCTCATCATGGTCGACAAGCAGGGCATCACCGGCAAGAAGACGGAATACCACTCCGTCCCGTACCGCAGCATCACGCACTTCGCCGTCGAGACCGCCGGGACCTTCGATCTCGACGCCGAGCTGAAGATCTGGATCTCCGGATCGCCGACGCCGATCCAGAAGACCTTCACCAAGGGCGTCGACATCTACGAGGTCCAGGCGATCCTCACCCAGTTCGTGGCGCGATAG
- a CDS encoding ferredoxin reductase family protein yields MATAGDAVRRGTVLPVDAARWAMWTFVIVNAVIVETLFLSAGSGKNGVLTVAKFFGLHAALLMAFQLLLVARLPWLDRRIGMDRLTVWHRWLGFTLLWTVLTHATLVILGYATLDDASMGKTFVALSGVPASLLGMLAAAVIVVIATISTRPLRRRLRYEVWHGLHLLLYVALGLSFVHQLQETTTFTSSAFAEAYWWLLWLFAFGALLTGRVVMPLWRNAYHRFRVTAVVPESDDVVSVYVTGRHLDKLPARAGQFCIWRFPGHHHWWLANPFSLSAAPGPQGLRLTAKAVGSTSAGLRNVPVGSRAFVEGPYGAFTSLHRARPGTLLIAGGVGITPVRAMLEEETTGDVVVLYRVRSETDAVLLNEVRHLVALRGGRLHLLTGRTGEGGAPSFGPDSLHRLVPDITERDVYVCGPPAMTAAVLSGLRDLRVPARQVHAEKFGLA; encoded by the coding sequence ATGGCGACGGCTGGTGACGCGGTGCGCAGAGGCACCGTTCTTCCGGTGGACGCGGCACGCTGGGCGATGTGGACCTTCGTCATCGTCAACGCGGTGATCGTCGAGACGCTGTTCCTCAGCGCCGGTTCGGGCAAGAACGGGGTGCTCACGGTCGCCAAGTTCTTCGGACTGCACGCGGCCCTGCTGATGGCGTTCCAACTGCTGCTGGTGGCCCGGCTGCCCTGGCTGGACCGCCGCATCGGGATGGACAGGCTCACGGTGTGGCACCGCTGGCTCGGCTTCACCTTGCTCTGGACGGTCCTCACCCACGCCACCCTGGTGATCCTCGGTTACGCGACACTCGACGACGCCTCCATGGGGAAGACGTTCGTCGCGCTGAGCGGGGTGCCGGCCTCCCTGCTGGGCATGCTCGCCGCGGCCGTCATCGTCGTGATCGCCACGATCTCCACCCGGCCCCTGCGCCGGCGCCTGCGGTACGAGGTCTGGCACGGTCTGCACCTGCTGCTCTACGTGGCCCTCGGCCTGTCGTTCGTCCACCAACTGCAGGAGACCACGACGTTCACGTCCTCCGCGTTCGCCGAGGCCTACTGGTGGCTCCTGTGGCTGTTCGCCTTCGGCGCCCTGCTGACGGGGCGCGTCGTCATGCCGCTGTGGCGCAACGCCTACCACCGGTTCCGCGTCACGGCCGTGGTGCCGGAGTCGGACGACGTGGTGTCCGTCTACGTCACCGGCCGACACCTCGACAAACTCCCGGCCCGGGCAGGCCAGTTCTGCATCTGGCGGTTCCCCGGACACCATCACTGGTGGCTGGCCAACCCCTTCTCCCTGTCGGCGGCGCCGGGCCCACAGGGGCTGCGCCTCACGGCCAAGGCGGTGGGCAGCACGAGCGCCGGACTACGGAACGTCCCGGTCGGCAGCCGTGCCTTCGTCGAGGGACCGTACGGGGCGTTCACCTCGCTGCACCGGGCCCGGCCCGGCACCCTCCTGATCGCGGGAGGCGTGGGGATCACACCCGTACGGGCCATGCTGGAGGAGGAGACGACCGGCGACGTCGTCGTGCTGTACCGGGTACGCAGCGAGACCGACGCCGTGCTGCTGAACGAGGTGCGCCACCTGGTCGCGCTCCGGGGCGGACGGCTGCACCTCCTCACCGGCAGAACCGGCGAGGGCGGCGCCCCGTCGTTCGGCCCGGACAGCCTGCACCGGCTGGTCCCCGACATCACCGAACGCGACGTGTACGTCTGCGGCCCGCCCGCCATGACCGCGGCCGTGCTCTCCGGCCTGCGAGACCTACGGGTCCCCGCGCGACAGGTGCACGCAGAGAAGTTCGGCCTGGCTTGA
- a CDS encoding helix-turn-helix domain-containing protein: MPDADRPQELPARLLTDPEMINACRVRDFGRVFRLVKTRAGIYPSMIARRCELTPSRVGEVIAGRRQLLHMDVVERIADGLRIPGHMLGLARRTWETPQALVVTEREVSQGAEPEQQAPASLPGPDVDSILALTTRTNLSAATLAAFRSSIEDYWRRDDQHGGEALRPAVVGQLRYVAGLLKESRPPAIQNGLYGIAAELARLTGWIYFDARQYNQARAYFTEALQLAKAIDDRQFMANVLACMSLQATYQDKPADSLALVTAAQDQARSAIDTTPRVLSMLSMREAFAHATLGSQTSTHRAITEAHRQFEQIQASDPDPSWVAYFNEPKLIVDTGIAHGRLGEAATAEPLIADALRREAHTNQRGRAFHAFWLARTQLDQGKLDQACHTATQALEPASAVASERVSGHLREFYDQLAPHRQEPVALAFEARLRELLPPVSGSLHP, from the coding sequence ATGCCCGACGCCGACCGGCCGCAGGAGTTGCCTGCCCGGCTGCTCACCGATCCCGAGATGATCAATGCGTGCCGGGTACGGGACTTCGGCAGAGTCTTCCGGCTGGTGAAAACCAGAGCGGGCATCTACCCCTCGATGATCGCGAGGCGCTGCGAGCTGACGCCGAGCCGTGTCGGTGAAGTCATCGCGGGACGGCGCCAGTTGCTCCACATGGACGTCGTCGAGCGCATTGCCGACGGGCTGCGCATCCCAGGGCACATGCTCGGACTTGCCCGGCGCACGTGGGAGACGCCTCAGGCTCTCGTCGTCACCGAGCGCGAGGTATCCCAGGGGGCGGAGCCGGAACAGCAGGCCCCCGCGTCTCTGCCGGGCCCCGACGTGGACAGCATCCTTGCGCTGACCACGCGAACCAACCTCAGCGCAGCCACACTTGCAGCCTTCCGGTCATCCATCGAGGACTACTGGCGACGAGACGACCAACACGGCGGGGAAGCTCTCAGGCCGGCCGTCGTCGGACAGCTCCGGTATGTGGCCGGACTTCTGAAGGAAAGCCGACCGCCGGCCATCCAGAACGGCCTGTACGGAATCGCGGCCGAGCTCGCACGCCTCACCGGCTGGATCTACTTCGACGCCCGCCAGTACAACCAGGCCCGCGCCTACTTCACCGAGGCCCTGCAACTCGCCAAGGCGATCGACGACCGCCAGTTCATGGCCAACGTCCTTGCCTGCATGAGCTTGCAGGCGACCTACCAGGACAAGCCCGCGGATTCCCTGGCACTCGTGACCGCCGCCCAGGACCAGGCCCGCTCAGCCATCGACACCACCCCGCGCGTTCTGTCGATGCTGTCCATGCGGGAAGCGTTCGCCCATGCCACGCTCGGCAGCCAGACGTCCACGCACCGGGCGATCACGGAAGCGCACCGCCAGTTCGAGCAGATCCAGGCGAGCGACCCGGACCCGTCGTGGGTGGCCTACTTCAACGAACCGAAGCTCATCGTGGACACCGGCATTGCCCACGGCCGACTCGGCGAAGCAGCGACCGCTGAACCGTTGATCGCGGACGCCTTGCGTCGGGAAGCCCACACCAATCAGCGCGGCCGAGCGTTTCACGCGTTCTGGCTGGCTCGTACGCAGCTGGACCAAGGCAAGCTCGACCAGGCGTGCCACACGGCCACGCAAGCCCTGGAGCCCGCATCGGCGGTGGCTTCGGAACGAGTGTCGGGCCACCTCAGGGAGTTCTACGACCAGTTGGCCCCACACAGGCAGGAGCCCGTAGCCCTGGCCTTCGAGGCGCGGCTACGGGAGCTCCTGCCGCCGGTCAGCGGATCGCTTCATCCATGA
- a CDS encoding TetR/AcrR family transcriptional regulator: MSAPFQRARRPDQKDQRREAILTAARELAERSGVARVSLQDIATAVGLAKSNVLRYFGTREEIYLHLLMSAGSEWASEVDARLQEVSGTEATAGVLADAFVDRPLYCDLTTHAETMLEHNVSVEVLKVFKRWAIDTYWAIGRRISVACPELAPADGAALVMTASAFVAKLFPLTRPPEALRELYAREPEIAGAFPPFRPTLKRMVAATAAGLPLVTR; encoded by the coding sequence ATGTCAGCGCCATTCCAGCGGGCTCGACGCCCTGATCAGAAGGACCAGCGCCGTGAGGCCATCCTCACCGCCGCTCGGGAACTCGCCGAGCGCTCCGGCGTGGCCAGGGTCAGCCTGCAGGACATCGCCACCGCGGTCGGACTCGCCAAGTCCAACGTGTTGCGCTACTTCGGCACGCGCGAGGAGATCTACCTGCATCTGCTGATGAGCGCAGGCTCTGAGTGGGCGAGCGAGGTAGATGCCCGCTTGCAGGAGGTGAGCGGGACGGAGGCAACGGCGGGCGTTCTCGCGGATGCCTTCGTGGACCGGCCGCTCTACTGTGATCTGACCACACACGCGGAGACGATGCTCGAGCACAACGTGTCCGTGGAGGTGCTGAAGGTCTTCAAGAGGTGGGCGATCGACACCTACTGGGCGATCGGCCGGCGCATCTCCGTCGCCTGCCCCGAACTGGCCCCCGCCGACGGCGCCGCGCTGGTGATGACGGCCAGCGCTTTCGTGGCGAAGCTGTTTCCCCTCACCCGCCCGCCCGAGGCGCTGCGTGAACTGTATGCGCGCGAGCCGGAAATTGCGGGGGCGTTCCCGCCGTTTCGCCCGACACTGAAGCGCATGGTGGCGGCCACCGCGGCCGGCCTGCCTCTGGTGACACGTTAG
- a CDS encoding response regulator yields MTDVTPVRVLIADDQAMVRGSFRVLVDHTPGMTAVGEAANGAEAVQLARRERPDVVLMDIRMPDLDGIEATRQICLDPALPGVRVLILTTFDLDEYVYAALRAGAAGFLLKDTPPTEVLTAIGVVAAGEALLAPSVTRRLIAEFARRPEPARPPSRTLDGVTERELEVLGLIARGLSNTEIAEHLHLSLATVKTHIGRLLAKLHARDRAQLVIVAYETGLAGDRGRGM; encoded by the coding sequence ATGACCGACGTGACCCCGGTCCGGGTACTTATCGCCGACGACCAGGCCATGGTGCGCGGCAGCTTCCGCGTCCTCGTCGACCACACGCCCGGCATGACGGCCGTCGGCGAGGCCGCGAACGGAGCGGAAGCCGTCCAACTGGCCCGCCGCGAACGGCCGGACGTCGTACTGATGGACATCCGCATGCCGGACCTCGACGGCATCGAGGCGACCCGGCAGATCTGCCTCGACCCGGCCCTGCCCGGCGTCCGCGTCCTGATCCTCACCACCTTCGACCTGGACGAGTACGTCTACGCCGCCCTGCGCGCCGGCGCCGCGGGCTTTCTCCTCAAGGACACCCCGCCGACCGAGGTCCTCACCGCCATCGGCGTCGTCGCCGCGGGCGAAGCGCTGCTCGCTCCGTCGGTGACCCGCCGCCTGATCGCGGAGTTCGCCCGCCGCCCGGAGCCCGCGCGTCCACCCAGCCGCACGCTGGACGGCGTCACCGAACGGGAGTTGGAGGTACTCGGCCTGATCGCACGGGGCCTGTCCAACACGGAGATCGCAGAACACCTCCACCTGAGCCTGGCCACGGTCAAAACCCACATCGGACGCCTGCTCGCCAAGCTGCACGCACGCGACCGCGCCCAACTCGTGATCGTCGCCTACGAGACCGGGCTCGCGGGCGACCGCGGACGCGGAATGTGA
- a CDS encoding aldo/keto reductase, which yields MSNDFLLGDDLPVDRIGFGAMRLSANGFRGPARDPQTGRAVLRRAVELGVNHIDTAAFYTSDDGTVRANALIREALHPYPAGLVLATKVGPARTPDGGVTQTNDPAALRPLVEENLETLGLDSLDLVYLRIGLMDPPQGESVSARFEALAAMREEGLIRHLGLSNVDAGHLTEARAITPVAAVQNHFHAGRRDDAGLLAACEEAGIAFVPFFPLGGGMGAPAGDRTAEVAERHGTTVAQIALAWLLASSPVTLAIPGTGSLTHLEENMAAGSVTLTPEDLSDLA from the coding sequence ATGAGCAACGACTTCCTTCTCGGTGACGATCTCCCGGTCGACCGCATCGGCTTCGGAGCCATGCGCCTGTCCGCGAACGGCTTCCGGGGGCCGGCCCGCGATCCGCAAACCGGTCGCGCCGTCCTGCGCCGTGCCGTCGAACTCGGCGTGAACCACATCGACACGGCCGCCTTCTACACCAGCGACGACGGCACAGTCCGTGCCAACGCCCTGATCCGCGAGGCCCTCCACCCCTACCCGGCCGGCCTGGTCCTCGCCACGAAGGTCGGCCCGGCCCGTACCCCTGACGGAGGCGTGACACAGACCAACGACCCGGCGGCGCTGCGGCCGTTGGTCGAGGAGAACCTCGAAACCCTCGGCCTGGACAGCCTCGATCTCGTCTATCTGCGCATCGGCCTCATGGACCCGCCGCAGGGGGAGTCCGTGTCCGCCCGCTTCGAGGCGCTGGCCGCGATGCGCGAGGAGGGCCTGATCCGCCACCTCGGCCTGAGCAACGTCGACGCGGGCCATCTCACCGAGGCCCGTGCGATCACACCCGTCGCGGCCGTCCAGAACCACTTCCACGCCGGTCGGCGCGACGACGCCGGGCTCCTGGCCGCCTGCGAGGAGGCCGGCATCGCCTTCGTGCCGTTCTTCCCGCTGGGCGGCGGCATGGGCGCTCCCGCGGGGGACCGCACGGCCGAGGTCGCGGAACGGCACGGGACCACGGTCGCGCAGATCGCCCTGGCCTGGCTGCTCGCCTCCTCCCCCGTCACCCTGGCCATCCCCGGCACCGGCTCCCTGACGCACCTGGAGGAGAACATGGCCGCCGGGTCGGTCACCCTCACCCCGGAGGACCTCTCCGACCTCGCCTGA